A region from the Salmo trutta chromosome 40, fSalTru1.1, whole genome shotgun sequence genome encodes:
- the LOC115180253 gene encoding 26S proteasome regulatory subunit 7, with amino-acid sequence MPDYLGGDQRKIKDVKEEEDKPIRSLDEGDIALLKTYGQSTYSRQIKQVEDDIQNLLKKINELTGIKESDTGLAPPALWDLAADKQTLQSEQPLQVARCTKIINADSEDPKYIINVKQFAKFVVDLSDQVAPTDIEEGMRVGVDRNKYQIHIPLPPKIDPTVTMMQVEEKPDVTYSDVGGCKEQIEKLREVVETPLLHPERFVNLGIEPPKGVLLFGPPGTGKTLCARAVANRTDACFIRVIGSELVQKYVGEGARMVRELFEMARTKKACLIFFDEIDAIGGARFDDGAGGDNEVQRTMLELINQLDGFDPRGNIKVLMATNRPDTLDPALMRPGRLDRKIEFSLPDLEGRTHIFKIHARSMSVERDIRFELLARLCPNSTGAEIRSVCTEAGMFAIRARRKIATEKDFLEAVNKVIKSYAKFSATPRYMTYN; translated from the exons ATGCCAGATTATTTGGGAGGCGATCAAAGGAAAATCAAAGATGTcaaagaagaggaggataaacCTATCAGAT CTTTGGATGAAGGAGACATTGCCTTATTGAAAACTTAT GGCCAGAGCACCTACTCCAGACAGATTAAGCAAGTGGAAGATGACATCCAAAACCTGCTCAAGAAGATCAATGAACTAACCG GCATTAAGGAATCGGACACTGGCCTGGCTCCTCCTGCTCTATGGGATCTGGCTGCAGACAAACAGACTCTGCAGAGCGAGCAGCCTCTGCAGGTGGCAAG ATGCACAAAGATCATCAACGCTGACTCTGAAGACCCAAAGTACATCATCAATGTGAAGCAGTTTGCCAAGTTTGTGGTGGACCTGAGTGACCAGGTGGCCCCCACTGACATAGAGGAGGGTATGAGAGTCGG TGTGGATAGAAACAAGTACCAGATCCACATTCCTCTGCCTCCCAAGATTGACCCCACAGTCACTATGATGCAG GTGGAAGAGAAGCCTGATGTGACCTACAGTGATGTGGGTGGATGTAAAGAGCAGATTGAGAAGCTCAGGGAGGTGGTGGAGACTCCACTGCTCCAT CCCGAGAGGTTTGTCAACCTGGGTATTGAGCCCCCGAAGGGGGTTCTGCTGTTCGGCCCACCCGGTACAGGTAAAACCCTGTGTGCCAGAGCCGTAGCCAACCGCACCGATGCCTGCTTCATCAGGGTCATCGGCTCAGAGCTGGTCCAGAAATACGTGGGAGAG GGTGCCAGAATGGTGCGGGAGCTTTTCGAGATGGCCAGAACCAAGAAGGCATGCCTCATCTTCTTCGACGAAATTGACGCTATTGGAG GGGCCCGTTTTGACGACGGAGCCGGTGGGGACAATGAGGTCCAGAGGACCATGCTGGAGCTCATCAACCAGCTGGACGGCTTCGACCCCAGGGGGAACATCAAGGTTCTGATGGCCACCAACCGGCCCGACACCCTGGACCCGGCCCTCATGAGGCCCGGGCGACTGGACCGGAAGATTGAGTTCAGCCTGCCAGACCTGGAG GGTCGTACTCACATCTTCAAGATCCATGCCCGGTCCATGAGCGTGGAGAGAGACATTCGCTTCGAGCTGCTGGCTCGTCTCTGTCCCAACAGCACAG GTGCCGAGATTCGCAGCGTGTGCACGGAGGCGGGTATGTTTGCCATCCGCGCCCGCCGGAAGATCGCCACTGAGAAGGACTTCCTGGAGGCGGTCAACAAGGTCATCAAGTCCTACGCCAAGTTCAGCGCCACCCCGAGATACATGACCTACAACTAA
- the LOC115180250 gene encoding prestin, which translates to MEQHVTPCEDAPPPLMYRVERPVFDEAYLHTQLLHPRERSPKTIRQRLAQQLHCSSERAKAIALSFLPILTWLPSYPVKEYLFGDLVSGLSTGVMQLPQGLAYAMLAAVPPVYGLYSSFYPVLLYTFFGTSRHISIGTFAVISLMIGGVVVREAPDSMFTIQALNGTSTNTTVFIDTEARDARRVHVAVVLTTLVGVIQLVLGLLRFGFVAIYLTEPLVRGFTTAAAVHVFISQLKYLLGIQTPRFSGPLSALNSVTAVFSDITSTNVTTLIVGVVCMVVLYCVKDLNERFKKKLPVPIPGEIIVVMVSTGISYGLSLSENYQVDVVRTIPSGLLPPAIPDFSLLPNLVTDSIAIAVVGFSMGISLAKIFALKHGYSVDGNQELIALGLCNFVSSFFHTFAITCSMSRSLVQESTGGNTQIAGLLASMVVLLVVVAIGFVFQPLPQTALAAIIMVNLLGMFKQFRDIPALWRTSKIELAIWLVAFVASVLLGLDLGLLVALGFAILSVIYRTQSPKSVILGQVLDTGLYCDVDEYEKAAECTGIKIFHSNSSIYFANSDLYLNALKEKTGVDPVHLQAIRKARKRQLKKESAERESQNHKSSQKMSAVVKLDVELGVTHEVVAGGGSQNHLEVQGNGQVAETHTESDSEETRFLEPLCPVHTLILDWTPVNFIDSVGAKAIKLVIKEYAAVDVCVFIAGCSRTLLAELRTLQFFTGVVTPEMVFPTVHDAVLHCRRRTAPPTIPAIQ; encoded by the exons ATGGAACAACATGTAACGCCCTGCGAGGATGCGCCCCCACCGCTGATGTACCGTGTGGAACGGCCTGTGTTCGATGAGGCCTAcctccacacacagctcctgcACCCGAGAGAGAGGAGCCCCAAGACCATCAGGCAGAGACTGGCACAGCAGCTCCA ctGCTCATCAGAAAGGGCCAAAGCCATTGCTCTGAGCTTCCTGCCCATTTTAACATGGCTGCCGTCCTACCCTGTCAAGGAGTACCTGTTTGGGGACCTGGTCTCAGGCCTCAGCACGGGGGTCATGCAGCTACCTCAAG GTCTTGCCTATGCCATGCTGGCTGCCGTGCCTCCTGTGTATGGCCTGTACTCCTCCTTCTACCCCGTCCTGCTCTACACCTTCTTTGGGACCTCTAGACACATATCGATAG GCACGTTTGCGGTGATCAGCCTGATGATTGGAGGAGTGGTGGTGAGGGAGGCCCCTGACTCCATGTTCACCATCCAGGCCCTGAATGGTACCTCCACCAACACCACCGTCTTCATTGACACAGAGGCCCGTGATGCCAGGAGGGTCCACGTAGCCGTAGTCCTCACCACCCTGGTGGGAGTCATACAG ctggtcctggggttgTTGCGGTTTGGCTTTGTGGCCATCTACCTCACGGAGCCCCTGGTACGCGGATTCACCACGGCCGCGGCCGTCCACGTCTTCATCTCTCAGCTTAAATACCTGCTGGGCATCCAGACCCCGCGCTTCAGTGGGCCCCTGTCCGCTCTTAAT agtGTTACAGCCGTGTTCAGTGACATCACCAGCACCAACGTGACCACGTTGATTGTGGGCGTGGTCTGCATGGTGGTCCTCTACTGCGTGAAGGACCTCAACGAGCGCTTCAAGAAGAAGCTGCCTGTGCCCATCCCTGGAGAGATCATTGTGGTCATGGTCTCAACGGGGATCTCCTATGGTCTCAGTCTGTCAGAGAACTACCAAGTGGACGTGGTCAGGACAATTCCATCCGG GCTGCTTCCACCTGCAATCCCAGACTTCTCTCTGTTGCCCAACTTGGTAACGGATTCTATCGCCATAGCGGTGGTGGGCTTCTCCATGGGAATCTCTCTGGCCAAGATCTTTGCTCTGAAACACGGCTACAGTGTGGATGGTAACCAG GAGCTGATTGCCCTGGGTCTGTGTAACTTTGTCAGCTCCTTCTTCCACACCTTTGCCATCACCTGTTCCATGTCCCGCAGTCTGGTGCAGGAGAGCACTGGGGGCAATACgcag ATTGCGGGTCTGTTGGCGTCCATGGTGGTGTTGCTGGTGGTGGTGGCCATTGGTTTTGTCTTCCAGCCTCTGCCACAG ACCGCGCTGGCTGCCATCATCATGGTTAACCTGCTGGGGATGTTTAAACAATTCAGGGACATCCCTGCCCTGTGGAGGACCAGTAAGATCGAGTTG GCTATCTGGCTGGTAGCCTTTGTGGCCTCTGTGCTGTTGGGCCTTGATCTTGGACTTCTGGTGGCCTTAGGATTTGCCATCCTGAGTGTCATCTACAGAACACAGAG CCCAAAGAGTGTGATCCTGGGACAGGTCCTGGACACAGGCCTGTACTGTGACGTGGATGAATATGAAAAA GCAGCTGAATGCACAGGGATTAAGATTTTCCACTCAAACTCTTCAATCTACTTTGCAAACAGTGACCTTTATTTGAACGCCCTCAAAGAGAAG ACAGGAGTGGACCCCGTACATCTCCAGGCTATACGGAAAGCCCGAAAAAGACAACTCAAGAAGGAGAGCGCAGAGAGGGAGAGCCAAAACCACAAGTCTTCACAAAAAATGAGTGCTGTCGTCAAACTG GATGTGGAGCTGGGCGTCACTCACGAAGTGGTGGCAGGGGGCGGCTCCCAGAACCACTTGGAGGTGCAGGGGAACGGGCAGGTGGCCGAGACCCACACAGAGTCAGACTCTGAGGAGACCCGGTTCCTAGAGCCCCTCTGTCCTGTCCACACCCTCATTCTGGACTGGACCCCCGTCAACTTCATTGATTCTGTGGGAGCCAAAGCAATCAAGTTG GTGATCAAGGAGTATGCAgctgtggatgtgtgtgtcttCATCGCTGGCTGCAGCA GAACTCTGCTGGCTGAACTCCGCACCCTGCAGTTTTTCACCGGGGTCGTGACCCCAGAAATGGTCTTCCCCACCGTCCATGACGCCGTATTGCACTGTCGGCGCCGGACTGCCCCGCCCACCATCCCTGCCATCCAATGA
- the LOC115180586 gene encoding tetraspanin-33 — MGKRAALATYDKEFSFVSPVVKYLLFLFNLIFWMISLVLMSIGIYARMMKHAEAAMACLAVDPAILLLIVGVLMFFITFCGCVGSLRENICLLQTFCIFLTIIFLLQLAAGVLGFVFSDKARNKVSEIINNAIVHYRDDIDLQNLIDFGQKEFSCCGGVTYTDWSQNMYFNCTTDNRSRERCSVPFSCCLLSKDEAVINTMCGQGMQGLPFLQAGAFIHTNGCIDKLVNWIHSNLFMLGGIALGLAIPQLVGILLSQILINQIKDQIELQNYNLQHRTDPWQ; from the exons ATGGGGAAAAGAGCCGCGCTGGCGACTTACGATAAAGAGTTCAGCTTTGTCAGCCCAGTTGTGAAATATCTACTTTTCCTTTTTAACTTAATATTTTGG ATGATCTCATTGGTGTTGATGTCTATTGGCATTTACGCGAGGATGATGAAACATGCCG agGCAGCCATGGCCTGTCTAGCAGTGGACCCTGCCATCCTGCTGCTGATCGTGGGGGTGCTCATGTTCTTCATCACCTTCTGTGGCTGTGTGGGCTCCCTCAGAGAGAACATCTGCCTCCTACAGACA TTCTGCATCTTCCTGACTATCATCTTTCTGCTGCAGCTAGCTGCAGGTGTCCTGGGCTTCGTCTTCTCAGATAAG GCACGGAATAAAGTGAGTGAGATTATCAACAATGCCATCGTTCATTATAGGGATGATATTGACCTACAGAACCTCATCGATTTTGGTCAGAAAGAG TTCAGCTGTTGTGGAGGTGTCACCTACACCGACTGGTCTCAGAACATGTACTTCAACTGCACCACAGACAACCGCAGCCGAGAGCGCTGCTCTGTTCCCTTCTCCTGCTGCCTGCTGTCTAAAGatgag gcGGTCATTAACACAATGTGTGGTCAGGGGATGCAGGGGCTGCCATTCCTGCAGGCTGGTGCCTTCATCCACACCAATGGCTGCATCGACAAGCTGGTCAACTGGATCCACAGCAACTTGTTCATGCTAGGGGGCATCGCCCTGGGTCTGGCCATCCCACAg CTGGTGGGGATCCTCTTGTCCCAGATTCTGATCAACCAGATAAAGGACCAGATTGAGCTTCAGAACTACAACCTGCAGCACCGTACGGACCCTTGGCAGTAA